Proteins from one Bradyrhizobium amphicarpaeae genomic window:
- a CDS encoding DUF6468 domain-containing protein — protein MNHSLGMAIETLVAILLMLTIFYCVMLNKRLTRLKADEHSLKAVIGELITATEIAERAIGGLKLAVRDVNENLGSQLAAATQMSDQLHKQLGEADNVVRRLSKIAIAARPMTNPEPVAAPAAKPSTAKAVAAAAEAFSERRRSNGIAA, from the coding sequence ATGAACCACTCCCTGGGAATGGCGATCGAGACGCTGGTGGCTATCCTGCTGATGCTGACGATCTTCTACTGCGTCATGCTCAACAAGCGGCTGACGCGGCTGAAGGCGGACGAGCATTCGCTGAAGGCGGTGATCGGCGAGCTGATCACCGCGACCGAGATCGCCGAGCGCGCGATCGGCGGGCTGAAGCTCGCCGTGCGCGACGTCAACGAGAACCTCGGCAGCCAGCTCGCCGCGGCGACGCAGATGTCGGATCAGCTCCACAAGCAGCTCGGCGAAGCCGACAACGTGGTGCGGCGGCTGTCCAAGATCGCGATCGCCGCGCGCCCCATGACGAACCCGGAACCGGTTGCCGCGCCAGCAGCCAAGCCCTCGACGGCGAAGGCGGTGGCGGCTGCGGCCGAAGCCTTCTCCGAACGCCGACGATCCAACGGCATTGCCGCATAA
- a CDS encoding MotE family protein — MKSFRNIRVIPIVLVAVAGLATLKVAGLVINGGYVFDYKPNQTKKSWAQENLNFPSGREEPEIITGSTHGAPKEAPKPAAPETKPEGTVVKIDEAQPQISASERAILERLQARRQEIEARQREIDIRESLLKSAEKRIEGKVEEMKAVETRISATQAEQKAAEAQRMKGLVTMYEGMKPKDAARVFDRLEMGVLIEIASAIAPRKMSDIMGLMSPEAAEKLTVEMARRANGGGDQSASAGELPKIDGKPTQKPN, encoded by the coding sequence ATGAAGTCCTTTCGTAACATCCGCGTCATCCCGATCGTCCTGGTCGCCGTCGCAGGTCTCGCCACGCTGAAGGTGGCGGGCCTCGTGATCAATGGCGGCTACGTCTTCGACTACAAGCCGAACCAGACCAAGAAATCCTGGGCGCAGGAGAATCTGAACTTCCCGAGCGGCCGCGAGGAGCCGGAGATCATCACCGGCTCGACCCATGGCGCGCCGAAGGAAGCGCCCAAGCCGGCCGCGCCCGAGACCAAGCCGGAAGGCACCGTGGTCAAGATCGACGAAGCCCAGCCGCAGATCTCCGCCTCCGAGCGCGCGATCCTCGAACGGTTGCAGGCGCGCCGCCAGGAGATCGAGGCCCGCCAGCGCGAGATCGACATCCGCGAGAGCCTGTTGAAGTCGGCCGAGAAGCGCATCGAAGGCAAGGTCGAGGAGATGAAGGCGGTGGAAACCCGCATCTCCGCGACGCAGGCTGAGCAGAAGGCCGCCGAAGCCCAGCGCATGAAGGGCCTCGTGACCATGTATGAGGGCATGAAGCCCAAGGACGCCGCGCGGGTGTTCGACCGGCTCGAGATGGGCGTGCTGATCGAGATCGCCTCGGCGATCGCGCCACGGAAGATGTCGGACATCATGGGGCTGATGTCGCCGGAGGCCGCCGAGAAGCTGACGGTCGAGATGGCCCGTCGTGCCAATGGCGGCGGCGATCAGTCGGCCTCGGCCGGCGAGCTGCCGAAGATCGACGGCAAGCCGACGCAAAAGCCGAATTGA
- a CDS encoding tetratricopeptide repeat protein has protein sequence MAREAADGLWSRARALAPGLSRHVRKAGVLAVCLLVGLGAPARAADPVRGEASFSAGGGFARLVIKLGEDVPSEVTTAGSILIIRFDRPVDVPVDRVPEGAPDYVNSARSDPDGGAIRLSLARRVTVNTMNAGERTFVDLLPEGWKGPPPSLPMDVVKELAERARAAERALRAQRAAAETKKRPQIRVRASVQPTFVRFVFEMPDGVGVSSVLNEQKLTLAFNANLNFDLADAVVAAPPNVASIKQKADIDQTNVEIALIGDSDVHSFRDEKNYVVDVSFQPDKGKTAATPEAAIAQMKPAGHGPAPAPDKQAAQKPKDVHKDAHGEIAPPTSETIAREAKIDVKPEMKPAAPAAMPTAEAPKPAPAPATEAAQAPEASKEALKEAPKEISKEAAKPAPPMAEAAAAPAKPAPAEAPKEAAKEPVKDAAKAASAEAPAAPQPAVAGVDARRDSDGLRVTFPIQVATPAAAFRRGDTVWLVFDTPKPIDVEAIRSKGGVMIGDVGRIPLDKGQAVRIRLTRPLVYSLASEEVGKETNWMLTLADKIQTTPLPLMMSRNITDPALANIAIPFANPGQLHKLTDPDAGDTLFVVTAQRPVRGFIKRQDLVDLSLLESAHGIAIRPNSDEVGVEVGADKVILGKKGGLTLSPVDISAERAPTAVRPVFSPEGWRKGQSENFVTRQSELITAISAVEPALRSLPRLDLAQFYMSRAMYHEAKAVTDLMLSDPLNKEESGALIMHAIASILIGRPAQGLKDLANPVIGNSHDSQLWKALAYARQGKWADAREKFKNVEFAIASLPLDIQRIVTMEAMRASLEVKDYAGASKRRSELEVVGVSPEAAPGFAVLRGRLAEALGHDKDALDDYRFAAASADRPAAAEAKQLEIALRQKRDEIGKDEALSELETLSMTWRGDSIEVRTLQILSKMYAEGGRYRDALTAARTATRLQPNSEASRQAQDLASDLFTQIFLGPKGDELPEVEALGLFYEFRELTPIGRRGDELIRRLADRLASIDLLDQAAELLQYQVDHRLEGAARAQVAARLSMIYLANRKPDKAITALRASRISDLSGELRQQRLLLEARAQSDVGRHDLALDIVSNVSGREVLRLRSDIFWAARRWRESAEQIELYYGERFRDFKPLNSVEKSDIIRAAVGYALADDSIGLSRFREKYAPLMSESADRLAFDIASKPAAASSAEFAEIAKLAASVDTLDGFLREMKQRFPDATARAPQAKEEADHTGSLPTIPVVRQIKMTR, from the coding sequence ATGGCGCGAGAGGCTGCCGATGGATTGTGGTCGCGAGCCCGCGCTCTGGCGCCGGGGCTGTCGCGTCATGTCCGAAAAGCTGGCGTCCTGGCGGTCTGCCTGCTGGTCGGCCTCGGTGCGCCGGCCCGGGCGGCCGATCCGGTCAGGGGCGAGGCGAGCTTTTCGGCCGGCGGCGGCTTTGCCCGTCTCGTGATCAAGCTCGGCGAGGACGTGCCCTCGGAGGTGACGACCGCGGGCTCCATCCTCATCATCCGCTTCGACCGGCCGGTCGACGTTCCCGTCGACCGCGTTCCGGAAGGCGCGCCCGATTACGTCAACTCCGCGCGCAGCGACCCCGATGGCGGCGCCATCCGCCTGTCGCTGGCGCGTCGCGTCACCGTCAACACCATGAATGCGGGCGAGCGCACCTTCGTCGACCTCCTGCCGGAGGGCTGGAAGGGACCGCCGCCGAGCCTGCCGATGGACGTCGTCAAGGAACTCGCCGAGCGCGCCCGCGCGGCCGAGCGCGCGCTGCGCGCCCAGCGTGCCGCGGCGGAGACCAAGAAGCGTCCGCAGATCCGCGTGCGTGCCTCGGTGCAGCCGACCTTCGTGCGCTTCGTGTTCGAGATGCCCGACGGCGTCGGCGTGTCCTCCGTACTCAACGAGCAGAAGCTCACGCTCGCTTTCAACGCCAACCTTAATTTCGATCTGGCGGACGCCGTCGTCGCAGCGCCGCCGAACGTCGCCTCGATCAAGCAGAAGGCCGACATCGACCAGACCAATGTCGAGATCGCGCTGATCGGCGATTCCGACGTGCATTCGTTCCGCGACGAGAAGAACTACGTCGTCGACGTCTCCTTCCAGCCCGACAAGGGCAAGACCGCCGCGACGCCCGAGGCGGCGATCGCGCAGATGAAGCCTGCAGGTCACGGACCCGCGCCGGCGCCGGACAAGCAAGCGGCCCAGAAGCCGAAGGACGTCCATAAGGACGCCCATGGCGAAATCGCGCCGCCGACCTCCGAAACGATCGCGCGCGAAGCCAAGATCGACGTCAAGCCCGAGATGAAGCCGGCCGCGCCCGCCGCGATGCCGACCGCGGAAGCGCCGAAACCGGCGCCGGCTCCCGCGACCGAGGCCGCGCAAGCGCCGGAAGCGTCCAAGGAAGCTCTGAAGGAAGCTCCGAAGGAAATTTCGAAGGAAGCTGCGAAGCCCGCGCCGCCAATGGCCGAAGCTGCGGCCGCGCCTGCCAAGCCGGCGCCTGCGGAAGCGCCGAAAGAGGCCGCGAAGGAGCCGGTCAAGGACGCCGCCAAGGCCGCGTCCGCCGAAGCGCCGGCCGCGCCGCAGCCCGCCGTCGCCGGCGTCGATGCGCGCCGCGACAGTGACGGCTTGCGCGTGACGTTCCCGATTCAGGTCGCAACACCGGCGGCGGCGTTCCGCCGCGGCGACACGGTGTGGCTGGTGTTCGATACGCCGAAGCCGATCGACGTCGAGGCGATCCGCAGCAAGGGCGGGGTGATGATCGGCGATGTCGGCCGCATTCCGCTCGACAAGGGGCAGGCGGTGCGCATCCGTCTCACCCGCCCGCTGGTCTATTCGCTGGCGAGCGAGGAGGTCGGCAAGGAGACCAACTGGATGCTGACGCTCGCCGACAAGATCCAGACGACGCCGCTGCCGCTGATGATGTCGCGCAACATCACCGACCCCGCGCTCGCCAACATCGCCATCCCCTTCGCCAATCCGGGCCAGCTGCACAAGCTCACCGACCCCGATGCCGGCGACACGCTCTTCGTCGTCACCGCGCAGCGGCCGGTGCGCGGCTTCATCAAGCGGCAGGATCTCGTCGATCTCTCGCTGCTGGAATCTGCGCACGGCATCGCGATCCGGCCGAATTCCGACGAGGTCGGCGTCGAGGTCGGCGCCGACAAGGTGATCCTCGGCAAGAAGGGCGGACTGACGCTGTCGCCGGTCGACATCTCGGCCGAGCGGGCGCCGACCGCGGTGCGTCCGGTGTTCAGCCCCGAAGGCTGGCGCAAAGGCCAGTCGGAAAATTTCGTGACGCGCCAGAGCGAGCTGATCACGGCGATCTCGGCCGTCGAGCCGGCGCTGCGCTCGCTGCCGCGGCTCGATCTCGCGCAATTCTACATGTCGCGCGCGATGTATCACGAAGCCAAGGCCGTCACCGATCTGATGCTGAGCGATCCGCTCAACAAGGAGGAGAGCGGCGCGCTGATCATGCATGCGATCGCCAGCATCCTGATCGGCCGTCCGGCGCAGGGCCTGAAGGACCTGGCCAATCCCGTGATCGGCAACAGCCACGATTCCCAGCTCTGGAAGGCGCTCGCCTATGCGCGCCAGGGCAAATGGGCTGACGCGCGCGAGAAGTTCAAGAACGTCGAATTCGCGATCGCCTCGCTGCCGCTCGACATCCAGCGCATCGTGACGATGGAGGCGATGCGCGCCTCGCTCGAGGTGAAGGACTATGCCGGCGCCTCCAAGCGCCGCAGCGAGCTCGAGGTCGTCGGCGTCTCGCCCGAGGCCGCGCCCGGCTTCGCCGTGCTGCGCGGCCGGCTCGCCGAGGCGCTCGGCCACGACAAGGACGCGCTCGACGATTACAGATTCGCGGCCGCCTCGGCCGATCGGCCGGCTGCGGCCGAGGCCAAGCAGCTCGAGATCGCGCTGCGGCAGAAACGCGACGAGATCGGCAAGGACGAGGCGCTGAGCGAGCTCGAAACCCTGTCCATGACCTGGCGCGGCGACTCGATCGAGGTCAGGACGCTGCAGATACTGTCGAAGATGTACGCCGAGGGCGGGCGCTACCGCGACGCGCTCACCGCAGCGCGCACCGCGACCAGGCTGCAGCCGAACTCGGAAGCCTCGCGCCAGGCGCAGGATCTCGCCTCGGACCTGTTCACGCAGATCTTCCTGGGGCCGAAGGGTGACGAGCTGCCCGAGGTCGAGGCGCTCGGGCTGTTCTACGAGTTTCGCGAGTTGACGCCGATCGGCCGGCGCGGCGACGAGCTGATCCGCCGTCTCGCCGACCGTCTCGCCTCGATCGACCTGCTCGACCAGGCGGCCGAGCTGCTGCAATATCAGGTCGACCACCGCCTCGAAGGCGCCGCCCGCGCCCAGGTTGCCGCACGCCTGTCCATGATCTATCTCGCCAATCGCAAACCGGACAAGGCGATCACGGCGCTGCGCGCGAGCCGCATCAGCGATCTCTCCGGCGAGCTCAGGCAGCAGCGCCTGTTGCTGGAAGCGCGCGCGCAGAGCGACGTCGGCCGTCACGATCTCGCACTCGATATCGTCTCCAACGTCTCCGGGCGCGAAGTGCTGCGGCTGCGTTCCGACATCTTCTGGGCAGCACGGCGCTGGCGCGAGTCCGCCGAGCAGATCGAGCTCTATTACGGCGAGCGCTTCCGCGACTTCAAGCCGCTCAATTCGGTGGAGAAGAGCGACATCATCCGCGCCGCGGTCGGCTACGCGCTCGCCGACGATTCGATCGGCCTGTCGCGCTTCCGCGAGAAATACGCGCCGCTGATGAGCGAGAGCGCGGACCGTCTCGCCTTCGACATCGCCAGCAAGCCTGCCGCGGCCTCCAGCGCCGAATTCGCCGAGATCGCCAAGCTCGCCGCCAGCGTCGATACGCTCGACGGCTTCCTGCGCGAGATGAAGCAACGCTTCCCCGACGCCACCGCCCGCGCGCCGCAGGCCAAGGAAGAAGCCGACCACACCGGCTCGCTGCCGACGATCCCGGTCGTGCGGCAGATCAAGATGACGCGGTAG